GATGAGTTCCGAGAAGAAGGAGTTCAGATGTCCCTACTGCGACTCCGTCTTCAAGACCGAGGCCGAGCTCTCCAAACACATCGACAGAATACATATCGGCAGCGGGCTGCTTGAAGGCGACCGAACAAAATGGTGAACCTCACCCCTCTTTTTCAACACGTGGAGGAAAATCGTGAAAAGTATCTCGAGTATGCCAAGCGTCTGATAAGCGTGCCAAGTGTCTCGACCTATGGCAGCGGCCTCGAGGAATGCGCCGACCTCGTTGCGGAGATGTTGGAGAACCATGGATTCCGTGTGGAGAAGTTCAGCAACCCTGAGGGCGGCGGCCCCATATTGCTTGGCACGATAAACTACGAAGCACATGCTACGCTGATGTTCTACAACCACTATGATGTCCAGCCCGCCGAGCCTTTGGAAAAATGGACAACACCACCTTTCACACCCGTTGTCAGAAACGGCAAACTCTATGGAAGGGGCGCGGCCGACAACAAGGGCAACATCGCGGCTCGTCTCGCAGCCGTTGACGCCTTGCTCAGCACCTTGGGGGAGCTGCCTGTTAACCTGAAGTTTTTGATAGAGGGGGGCGAGGAGGTCGGTAGCCCGGGCCTCGAAAAATTTGTCCGCGAAAACCGTGACAAGCTCTTCGCCGATGGATGCATTTGGGAATATGGATACGTGAGCAGAAGCGGCTCCCCCGTTATCTACCTGGGGCAGAAGGGGATGCTCTATGTAGAGATGGAAATACAGGGCCCCGCCAGCGACCTGCATTCCTCATGGGGGGCGGTTGTCGAGAATCGGGCGTGGAGGCTTGTGCAAGCTCTTTCCACGATGCGGGGCCCTGACGGCAGAGTAACGGTGGACGGTTTCTACGACGACGTGGTGTATGAGGGTGAGGAGTTGCTGGAGAAGCTTGACATATCGGAGTTCAGCCCACCCCATAAGCTTCTCAAATCGGCTGAGAAAAACCCGCTGAGACAGCTGTTTCTCGAGCCAACCATCAACCTCAACGGCCTCTACGCAGGCTACATAGGTCCCGGCAGTAAAACCATCATACCAGCCAAAGCCTCGGCAAAGCTGGACATACGTCTCGTCCCACGACAAACCCCCGAGAAGATAAAGCAGCTTCTCCTACAGCACCTCGAGAAAAACGGCCTAACCGACATCAAGCTACACATTCACCAAGCCTACCCAGCCGCGCGGACAAGCCCCGACAACTTCCTACCCAAGCTCGTAGCAGACACCGCGGCAACAGCATACGGAAAACCATCCATCATAATTCCGTCCGGAGCGGCTTCGGGACCGATGTACGTCATAACAGACATCCTCGAAACACCATGCGTCTCAACAGGATGCGGATACTACGGCTCCTCCCCACACGGCCCCGACGAAAACATACGTCTCACAGACTTCACAGCAAACATCAAACACATAGCGCTCATAATGCTCAACTTCAAAAACTACCTCTACACGGGGTAGTCACATGACGGACGCAGACCCAGTTGATATATCGGCTGACGCCTCGTTTTTCCGAGATGACGAATACTTCGACCACATCGTGTACAGGGAGCTGGCGCGGAGGGAGAGGAATGGACAACGGAGGGAAATGCTGGTTAAGCTTTCTGAGATGGAGAAGGAGCACTACGAGTTCTGGCGAACGCTTGCACCGGACCAAAGGCCAGTTTTCAGCAAACTACGCTTCTGGTTCATCATGCTTTTGAGACGCCTGCTTGGAATAACCTTCGTCATCAAATTCCTCGAACGCCACGAAACCGAGGTCATCAACAGATACCGCAAAGTCATAAACAAGGTAGAGGAACAACATCGTGGAAAAGTCGAGAACTTTCTCCGAGACGAGGAGGAGCATGAGAAAACTCTCCAAAACCAAATCGATGAACCAATTCTGAGATACATAGGCTTCATAGCGCTGGGGTTATCCGACTCGATAATCGAGGTCTCAGGTGTTCACGCCGGATTTCTGGGAGTAACTTCTTCCACGCTGATAGCGGGTGTCGCGGGGCTGGTTGTGGGCTTCGCCGCATCCATCTCCATGGGCGTCGCCGCATACCTCAAGGCGAAGAGCGAACTCAGACAAAAATCATTCACCTCGGGCCTGATAACGGGCATAGTCTACATACTGTCAACAATCATCCTCGCACTACCCTATTTCCTCACCCACGACATGCTCGAAGCCTTCACAGCTTCCGTGGCCTTGGCCATAATCCTCGCCTCCAGCTTTACATACTACGTCGCCGTAGTCAACGAAACAAGTTTCAAAAGAGAAGTTCTGGAAAACACCCTGCTGATAATGGGCACCGCCGCAGCAACCTTTCTCTTCGGCGAATTCCTCGGAAACCTGTTCGGCATCCCCGGATACTTCCGCTAACCTGTGACGCTCTCGACCGAGTCCTCCCCCTTCTCAGCCATAACATGTCTCAGCTCCGGCAAAATTTTCTAATCCGTCTTGGACCTTGTAAATAAGCGCGGATTTTCTCAACCGGCCGAAAGACGTGCTAACGCTAACACACCCTTCCCATCCTATTCTCACGGGTGCGTGTGAAAGTAAACGGAGACCAAGGTCATACCCAGTCTCCTCAGAAACACATAAAAATATTCTGTAAACAAGCCATGCCTCGTACACGGACGGTTCCTAATTAACTATATCCGTTGTAAATGATATATACCGATGTTGAGGAGATTTTTTGTGGGGATGATGGCCGCTTCATACGCGGTCTTGTTTGGGGGTTGGGAGTCTGTCTGATGGTTTAGTGGTTTTTCTCTGTGTTGTTGATGCATGGGTGGTTTCTGGATGCGTGTGCTGGTGCTTGGTGTAGGGGCTGTTGGAGAGGTAATAGCTAAGCATCTCGCTGGTGAAGGCGGGGTCTCGCTGAGTGTTGCTGACATCGACGAGCTGAGGCTGAGACGTATTAAACGCATGCTACGGAGTAGGGTTGAGACGCGGATTGTGGGCGGAGACGGCTTTGATGAAGTGGTTAATGACGCCGACCTCGTAATAAACTCCGCAAGCCCTACGATAAACCTTGACCTGATGAAGACTTGTCTACGCTACGGTGTGAACTACATGGATTTGGCGAGTGACGATATCGATAAGCAGCTTGCCATGAATAGGAGCTGGCGGCGGAAAGAGGTTCTCGCGCTTATCTGTATGGGAGAGGACCCGGGTTTGTCAAACATCTACGCAAGATACGCCGCGGACAAGCTGGACAGAGTCAACTCCATCAAGATAAGGGACGGAGAATATTCGAAAAGCAGAAAATATCCGTTGATAGCGTTGTTTTCTCCTGAGATTTTCTTTGACGAGATATTGTCGCCTTCGCTTGTTTACGTAAACGGCCGGTTCAGGAAGTTGCCGGCGCTCAGCGGCTATGAGGTTTACGAGTTTCCAGAGCCTGTTGGCAAGCTTTCGGTCTACTCTGTCAACCACGAGGAGGTGTATACTCTTCCGAGGTTTATTGGGAAAGGGGTTCGCTATGTCGATTTTAAGCTGGCTCTTGCCGATGAACTGATAAACGCCACCAAGCTTCTCAAACGCATCGGGTTGCTGAGGTCGCGGCGGATGCGTGTCAAAGACGCGTCCGTATCTCCTCGCGATGTATTTTTTGCTCTCATGCCCAAGCCCTCAGAGATAGCTAAACATATAGAGGGCTATGCAAGCCTCGTTGTCGAGGTTGAGGGAATGTACAAGGGAAAAGCCGTCACCTACAGCATATACACCCTGATGAGCCATGAGCAGGCCAACAAGCTGTTCAGAGCCAACGCGACCTCTTACCTGACGGGCACCGTCCCCGCGGTCGTCGCATCTATGATTGCGAGAGGAGAGATTGAGGATGTCGGTGTCCGTGTTCCCGAGCAGCTTGACCCGACCCCTGTAGTTGAGCGTCTTACACGCCATGGAATACTGAGTTACGTAGAGTCTTCTGAGGAAAAGTTATTGGCGAGAGATTAGCCTGCCACACTGTAGATGGATAGTGACCGTGTTCTAGAGCTTTTAGAGAGACTTGTGGCGGTTCCCAGCCTTTCGGGGCATGAGGAAAAGGTTTGCGACCTTGTAGCCGAGCATGTGGAGTCTCTGGGGTTTGTTGTCGAGAGGCAGGAGGTGTATAAGACGGGATACAACGTGGTGACGAAGCTCG
The sequence above is drawn from the Candidatus Caldarchaeum subterraneum genome and encodes:
- a CDS encoding saccharopine dehydrogenase (NAD+, L-lysine forming) translates to MGGFWMRVLVLGVGAVGEVIAKHLAGEGGVSLSVADIDELRLRRIKRMLRSRVETRIVGGDGFDEVVNDADLVINSASPTINLDLMKTCLRYGVNYMDLASDDIDKQLAMNRSWRRKEVLALICMGEDPGLSNIYARYAADKLDRVNSIKIRDGEYSKSRKYPLIALFSPEIFFDEILSPSLVYVNGRFRKLPALSGYEVYEFPEPVGKLSVYSVNHEEVYTLPRFIGKGVRYVDFKLALADELINATKLLKRIGLLRSRRMRVKDASVSPRDVFFALMPKPSEIAKHIEGYASLVVEVEGMYKGKAVTYSIYTLMSHEQANKLFRANATSYLTGTVPAVVASMIARGEIEDVGVRVPEQLDPTPVVERLTRHGILSYVESSEEKLLARD
- a CDS encoding peptidase M20, producing MVNLTPLFQHVEENREKYLEYAKRLISVPSVSTYGSGLEECADLVAEMLENHGFRVEKFSNPEGGGPILLGTINYEAHATLMFYNHYDVQPAEPLEKWTTPPFTPVVRNGKLYGRGAADNKGNIAARLAAVDALLSTLGELPVNLKFLIEGGEEVGSPGLEKFVRENRDKLFADGCIWEYGYVSRSGSPVIYLGQKGMLYVEMEIQGPASDLHSSWGAVVENRAWRLVQALSTMRGPDGRVTVDGFYDDVVYEGEELLEKLDISEFSPPHKLLKSAEKNPLRQLFLEPTINLNGLYAGYIGPGSKTIIPAKASAKLDIRLVPRQTPEKIKQLLLQHLEKNGLTDIKLHIHQAYPAARTSPDNFLPKLVADTAATAYGKPSIIIPSGAASGPMYVITDILETPCVSTGCGYYGSSPHGPDENIRLTDFTANIKHIALIMLNFKNYLYTG